In one Geoglobus acetivorans genomic region, the following are encoded:
- a CDS encoding 3-methyl-2-oxobutanoate dehydrogenase subunit beta: MKISDIPEREYLLPGNAACHGCASSMCLRTVLKAVGKRTVLVVPASCTSVYQGMFPGSAIDVPVFNTVFAASASTASGIKASLEKKGVDATVVVWAGDGGTYDIGLQALSAAAERNEDILYVCYNNEMYSNTGVQRSGATPYGAWTTTTWSGKREHRKDVAEMMVAHDIPYVATASAGYLTDLYKKVRKAKNVEGFRYIEILAPCPPGWKYPMDRTVEIGRMAVETGMWILYEYENGEFRLTGLSKAIAEGKRELRDVEEYLSAQGRFAHLSRKDIEAIREYVERKWTSLAKLAGGVHAASAEFYV, encoded by the coding sequence ATGAAGATATCCGATATTCCCGAGAGAGAATATCTTCTCCCTGGAAATGCTGCGTGTCATGGATGTGCTTCCTCGATGTGCCTTCGTACGGTCTTGAAGGCTGTTGGAAAAAGAACCGTGCTTGTTGTTCCAGCAAGCTGCACATCAGTCTATCAGGGCATGTTTCCCGGGTCTGCAATTGACGTTCCTGTATTTAACACAGTCTTCGCCGCCTCAGCGTCAACCGCTTCTGGAATTAAAGCTTCTCTTGAGAAAAAAGGCGTTGATGCTACAGTGGTTGTCTGGGCTGGCGATGGCGGAACGTATGATATCGGTCTCCAGGCTCTATCTGCTGCTGCGGAGAGAAATGAGGACATCCTGTATGTGTGTTACAACAATGAGATGTATTCCAACACTGGAGTTCAGAGGAGCGGTGCCACACCTTACGGAGCCTGGACGACCACAACATGGAGCGGAAAAAGGGAGCATAGAAAAGATGTTGCCGAAATGATGGTCGCACATGATATACCCTACGTCGCAACCGCATCTGCAGGATATCTTACAGACCTCTACAAAAAAGTCAGAAAGGCAAAGAATGTGGAAGGTTTCAGGTATATTGAAATCCTGGCCCCCTGCCCTCCGGGGTGGAAATATCCGATGGACAGGACTGTCGAGATTGGTAGAATGGCTGTCGAAACGGGCATGTGGATTCTTTACGAGTACGAAAACGGGGAATTCAGGTTAACGGGATTGAGCAAAGCAATTGCAGAGGGTAAAAGGGAGCTGAGGGATGTGGAGGAATATCTGTCCGCTCAGGGCAGGTTTGCCCATCTAAGCCGGAAGGATATCGAGGCAATTAGAGAATATGTGGAAAGAAAGTGGACCAGCCTTGCAAAACTGGCAGGTGGTGTGCATGCAGCTTCAGCAGAATTCTATGTTTGA
- a CDS encoding nitrilase-related carbon-nitrogen hydrolase, which produces MELTAACGQQRIIRDIRTNKSKGLSLIKRAVQVNARIIVLPEASNTGLFPENYEGVKTAEEELDTVLKLSEKKDILIIAGVVERENGKLYNSVCLIHRGEITGKYRKILPFPLTHEKDHFTPGKELKVFETPFGKIGILVCYEIRFPELARKLAKMGAEIIAVPAEFPSARIEHWKTLIRARAIENQVYVLAANSVDFEKNYNGHSAIIDPYGRVLNEAGELQELIFAKIDLEDVENCRKQYPFLNDLKKVEKIV; this is translated from the coding sequence ATGGAGCTGACAGCTGCATGTGGACAGCAAAGAATCATCAGAGACATCAGGACGAATAAATCAAAGGGACTGAGCCTTATAAAGAGGGCCGTGCAGGTGAACGCCAGAATCATTGTGCTGCCAGAGGCTTCAAACACCGGACTGTTCCCGGAAAATTACGAAGGCGTCAAAACCGCCGAGGAAGAGCTGGATACAGTTCTCAAACTCTCAGAAAAAAAAGATATCCTGATAATAGCAGGAGTGGTTGAGAGGGAAAACGGAAAGCTCTATAATTCGGTCTGCCTGATACACAGGGGAGAGATCACAGGAAAGTACAGAAAAATCCTCCCGTTTCCCCTCACGCACGAGAAAGACCACTTCACCCCCGGAAAAGAACTAAAGGTTTTTGAAACGCCTTTCGGGAAAATAGGGATTCTTGTGTGCTACGAGATAAGGTTTCCAGAGCTTGCGAGAAAACTCGCAAAAATGGGTGCAGAAATCATTGCAGTTCCCGCAGAGTTTCCTTCAGCCAGAATAGAACACTGGAAAACGCTCATAAGAGCAAGGGCTATAGAGAATCAGGTGTACGTGCTTGCAGCAAACTCGGTTGATTTCGAAAAGAACTACAACGGGCATTCTGCAATAATTGATCCATACGGGAGAGTTCTGAATGAAGCCGGTGAACTGCAGGAGCTTATTTTCGCAAAAATCGACCTTGAAGATGTTGAAAATTGCAGAAAACAGTACCCATTCCTCAACGACTTAAAAAAAGTTGAAAAAATTGTTTAA
- a CDS encoding DNA-methyltransferase has protein sequence MSKKRRNGTKTSKFGVPGRISHDSTEFYSSRLYDEFPKEKKVEYVENRITENHLDRIFCKSSECMEELPDCSVHLMVTSPPYNVGKEYDRDMTFSEYREFLKRVWKETYRVLVPGGRVCINIANLGRKPYIPLHAFIIQDMLEIGFLMRGEIIWNKDSSASPSTAWGSWLSAKNPTLRDIHEYILVFSKDTFKRENPDNRESTIKREEFLEFTKSVWTFPAVSARKIGHPAPFPVELPYRCIQLYTFRGDVVLDPFMGSGQTAIAAIKTGRHYVGYEISEEYVELANRRIREFISEFKAPKLADYF, from the coding sequence GTGAGCAAAAAAAGAAGAAATGGAACAAAAACCAGTAAATTTGGTGTGCCTGGAAGAATCAGCCATGACTCAACTGAGTTTTACTCCAGCAGACTCTATGATGAGTTTCCAAAAGAAAAGAAGGTTGAGTATGTCGAAAACAGAATCACTGAAAACCATCTTGATAGAATATTCTGCAAGTCCAGCGAATGCATGGAGGAGCTCCCGGACTGCAGTGTTCATCTCATGGTGACCTCTCCCCCCTACAATGTTGGCAAGGAATATGACAGAGATATGACGTTTTCAGAATATCGGGAGTTCCTGAAACGCGTGTGGAAGGAGACGTACAGAGTACTTGTTCCAGGGGGAAGAGTGTGCATAAATATTGCAAATCTCGGAAGAAAGCCTTACATCCCTCTTCATGCATTTATCATTCAGGACATGCTCGAAATAGGATTTTTGATGAGAGGCGAAATTATATGGAACAAGGACTCCAGTGCAAGTCCATCAACTGCCTGGGGAAGCTGGCTTTCTGCCAAAAACCCAACGCTGAGGGACATTCATGAGTACATCCTGGTTTTCTCGAAAGATACCTTCAAAAGAGAGAACCCGGATAACAGAGAAAGTACAATAAAAAGGGAAGAGTTTCTTGAATTCACCAAAAGTGTATGGACGTTCCCGGCAGTTTCGGCCAGAAAAATAGGACATCCGGCACCGTTTCCGGTGGAGTTGCCGTACAGGTGCATTCAGCTTTACACGTTCAGGGGGGATGTCGTTCTTGATCCATTTATGGGGAGCGGGCAGACTGCAATTGCTGCCATAAAAACCGGGAGACATTATGTGGGATATGAGATAAGCGAAGAGTATGTTGAGCTTGCAAACAGGAGAATAAGGGAATTTATCTCAGAATTTAAGGCTCCGAAGCTTGCCGATTACTTTTGA
- a CDS encoding helix-turn-helix transcriptional regulator yields MKESWSEYSGSIEKSREFHRRYQIAVNHPLRRKILKLLHNGKSQEEIRTELNLDERDFEYHLQLLEWGFCIERDAQEIRITKEGSVVEYIDQ; encoded by the coding sequence ATGAAAGAAAGCTGGAGTGAGTACAGCGGCTCAATCGAGAAAAGCAGAGAATTCCACAGGCGATATCAGATAGCCGTAAACCATCCACTGAGAAGAAAAATTCTCAAGCTGTTGCATAATGGAAAAAGCCAGGAAGAAATAAGAACTGAATTAAATCTCGATGAAAGGGACTTCGAGTACCATCTCCAGCTTCTGGAGTGGGGATTTTGCATCGAAAGAGATGCCCAAGAAATAAGGATCACAAAAGAAGGAAGCGTAGTGGAGTACATTGATCAGTAG
- a CDS encoding CBS domain-containing protein, translating to MDREQLENLIRFDYEVVNADDTISKVFPLLDKLDPDKASALVVKEGDKIIGVIRERDLIRGSAMTNPHETKVKNFVIRTGIVNFSDLSVERVVRRFIEDSTPFVIVRKDGDYGVIYIHDFLISLKDELSGVKVRGVMNPDVVTINAHDSAGKALSLMRTHGVDRLIVVDDRHRVVGVVTGKDIVDRIIAPRKRARMGDAKGEKDKTLAIMVESIMSYPPVTCFENDSVAEVIEQMIEHKVSSVVVVDDDQTPEGIVTKKDLLEKLYSEVKPKGELRIELILRGIEPDEFDMTALQKDIEKFMRKFENFISDAVLFVYIKQHKERFRGLPLIHVRLKMSSDRGTFFATGEGWGIEFAIHATLKKLEREILKEKELLMDSKMVRRFYEEVFEF from the coding sequence ATGGACAGGGAGCAGCTTGAAAATCTTATAAGGTTTGATTATGAGGTTGTGAATGCTGATGACACAATATCAAAAGTATTCCCACTTCTCGATAAGCTTGACCCCGACAAGGCCAGTGCGCTTGTCGTAAAGGAAGGTGATAAGATAATCGGCGTCATAAGAGAGAGGGATCTTATCAGGGGAAGCGCAATGACCAATCCACACGAAACAAAGGTTAAGAACTTTGTCATAAGAACAGGAATAGTTAATTTTTCTGATCTGAGTGTGGAGAGGGTTGTGAGGAGATTTATCGAAGATTCCACCCCATTCGTGATAGTCCGGAAGGATGGAGATTATGGGGTGATATACATCCACGACTTTCTGATTTCCCTGAAAGATGAACTCTCCGGCGTGAAAGTGAGGGGTGTCATGAATCCGGATGTTGTTACAATTAATGCCCACGATTCTGCTGGAAAAGCACTTTCTCTGATGAGGACTCACGGCGTTGACAGGCTTATTGTGGTTGACGACAGGCACAGGGTTGTGGGTGTTGTTACCGGCAAGGACATTGTCGACAGGATAATAGCTCCCAGAAAGAGAGCCAGAATGGGGGATGCAAAGGGAGAGAAGGATAAAACTCTGGCAATAATGGTCGAAAGCATCATGAGCTATCCGCCTGTGACGTGTTTCGAAAATGATAGTGTTGCTGAGGTCATTGAACAGATGATTGAGCACAAGGTTTCGAGTGTCGTTGTTGTTGACGATGATCAGACACCCGAGGGAATCGTAACAAAGAAGGATCTGCTTGAGAAACTGTATTCTGAGGTTAAACCGAAAGGAGAATTGAGAATAGAACTGATTCTGAGAGGGATTGAGCCCGATGAGTTTGATATGACAGCTCTTCAGAAGGATATCGAGAAATTCATGAGAAAGTTCGAGAACTTCATAAGCGATGCCGTGCTGTTTGTCTATATCAAGCAGCATAAGGAGAGGTTCAGAGGGTTGCCACTGATTCATGTCAGATTGAAGATGTCAAGTGACAGAGGCACGTTCTTTGCAACCGGTGAAGGATGGGGCATAGAATTCGCAATCCACGCAACACTGAAGAAACTCGAAAGGGAAATTCTCAAGGAAAAAGAACTTCTGATGGATTCAAAGATGGTCAGGAGGTTCTATGAGGAAGTATTTGAATTTTAA
- a CDS encoding DUF166 domain-containing protein has translation MEIGVLYSGEFGKRFVSNLAYPDSCPHFGACGIDECDHCKAYDFSDRIVLVRELDEPASYGIYIEKPEEIVGKVECEILVAINLHPDIIAELPGIADVRSIIIPVEHPAWLSVGLREQVRRKCEEAGIKFYTPKPFCSSNTPLTNLGFGKPEFRVEMNGNVIERVEVVKSDPCGNAYYVARRMQGYEISDLREFWKEIHQHQCAYPCLASMERDAEIKEAPFHLAGYVMVYQFSRACGVDAESFVPEHMRRFVLE, from the coding sequence ATGGAGATTGGAGTCCTTTACTCTGGAGAGTTCGGAAAACGCTTTGTTTCAAACCTTGCCTATCCTGACAGCTGTCCCCACTTTGGAGCCTGCGGAATAGATGAATGCGACCATTGCAAGGCCTACGACTTTTCAGACAGGATCGTTCTTGTCAGGGAATTAGATGAACCCGCATCTTACGGAATTTATATAGAAAAACCGGAAGAGATCGTTGGCAAAGTCGAATGTGAAATCCTCGTAGCAATAAACCTTCACCCGGATATAATTGCCGAGCTTCCCGGAATTGCAGATGTGCGATCAATAATCATCCCGGTGGAGCACCCAGCATGGCTTTCAGTTGGCTTAAGGGAACAGGTCAGAAGAAAGTGCGAGGAAGCTGGAATTAAGTTTTACACCCCAAAACCTTTTTGTTCATCAAATACCCCTCTGACAAATCTGGGTTTCGGAAAACCGGAATTCAGAGTTGAGATGAATGGCAATGTCATCGAGAGGGTGGAGGTCGTGAAAAGCGATCCATGCGGTAATGCATACTATGTCGCCAGAAGAATGCAGGGATATGAGATATCAGACCTGAGAGAATTCTGGAAGGAGATTCATCAGCATCAGTGTGCCTACCCCTGCCTGGCGAGCATGGAAAGGGATGCTGAGATAAAAGAAGCTCCTTTCCACCTTGCAGGCTACGTTATGGTTTATCAGTTCAGCAGAGCCTGTGGAGTAGATGCGGAAAGCTTTGTGCCGGAACACATGAGGAGGTTCGTGCTGGAGTAG
- a CDS encoding sodium:solute symporter family protein produces the protein MNSFIALVLFYAATGTAIAVYARKRGFKDDADYYIAGRNVGGIISALTYAATTYSAFMMVGLVGLSYASGVGAYGFEMFYLVGTLMLLSYYAPKIWRMSREYNAVSPAELVGKRFGEKTAMAIAIVSLIALIPYTSSQLIGVSLILEKMAGISFYTGLAISAILIALWAFIGGLRGVAWTDALQGVIMLLAAFMAIGYVFSLNPGFAGEVAELGDLMQVPNKIWSPQLFIKLTVPWFFFALTNPQVFQRLFIPKDERALKRMVVYFGVFGLIYTIVVTLIGLNLRVMAVKGMFPLIKDRDMVMPALLSIMPEWMALIIALSILAAAITTANSIILSLSSMVSRDMFKNQFAGRASIVVLTIAVALFASTRPSYIVELSVMSSSLLLSTLPLVIALVHTEYRRGIEALVAGFIVAVAASKAGLWYGGVLTLVTGFAVLIAVNKLKRI, from the coding sequence TTGAATAGCTTCATAGCACTTGTGCTTTTTTACGCAGCTACCGGAACAGCCATCGCCGTTTATGCAAGGAAGCGCGGATTTAAAGACGATGCTGACTACTACATAGCCGGCAGGAATGTTGGTGGAATTATATCAGCATTAACGTATGCGGCAACGACCTATTCGGCATTCATGATGGTTGGACTTGTCGGGCTGAGCTATGCGAGTGGTGTTGGAGCTTACGGTTTTGAGATGTTCTATCTCGTTGGCACCTTAATGCTTCTTTCATATTATGCTCCAAAAATATGGAGGATGTCGAGGGAATACAATGCAGTGTCACCTGCGGAACTTGTTGGAAAGAGATTCGGTGAGAAAACGGCCATGGCAATCGCCATAGTATCTCTAATCGCTCTCATCCCGTACACATCGTCTCAATTGATTGGTGTCTCCCTAATACTTGAAAAAATGGCCGGAATAAGCTTTTACACAGGTCTTGCCATCTCGGCGATATTGATTGCCCTCTGGGCATTCATAGGCGGCCTTAGAGGGGTGGCGTGGACCGACGCTCTTCAGGGGGTGATCATGCTCCTTGCGGCCTTCATGGCGATAGGTTATGTCTTTTCGCTCAATCCGGGATTTGCTGGAGAGGTGGCGGAGCTTGGCGACTTGATGCAGGTGCCGAACAAAATCTGGTCGCCCCAGCTCTTCATAAAGCTCACTGTTCCCTGGTTCTTCTTTGCCCTGACCAATCCACAGGTGTTTCAGAGGCTGTTCATACCGAAAGACGAGAGAGCTTTGAAAAGGATGGTTGTTTATTTCGGCGTCTTTGGATTGATTTACACAATTGTTGTTACGCTGATAGGCCTCAATCTGAGGGTTATGGCTGTAAAAGGCATGTTTCCGCTAATAAAAGACAGAGATATGGTGATGCCTGCCCTGCTTTCAATAATGCCTGAGTGGATGGCGCTCATAATAGCGCTGAGCATCCTTGCGGCAGCGATAACCACCGCAAACTCAATAATTCTGAGCCTCTCGTCAATGGTTTCGAGAGACATGTTCAAAAATCAATTTGCGGGCAGAGCATCAATCGTTGTGCTTACGATAGCTGTTGCCCTTTTTGCATCCACAAGGCCGAGCTACATTGTTGAGCTATCCGTGATGTCCTCCTCTCTGCTGCTGTCCACTCTCCCCCTCGTGATTGCCCTTGTGCACACAGAGTACAGGAGGGGGATTGAGGCACTGGTTGCAGGGTTCATTGTTGCAGTGGCTGCCAGCAAAGCGGGGCTGTGGTATGGTGGAGTTTTGACTCTGGTAACTGGATTTGCTGTGTTAATTGCGGTGAATAAACTAAAAAGAATTTAA
- the tpiA gene encoding triose-phosphate isomerase codes for MATIIINFKAYREGSGERAVALAKAVREVAEKVDFYMAIAPNFLDVSSILRNVEIDVFAQHADAVGYGSNTGRIPPEMLKEIGVRGSLINHSERRLKLADIEFLVSRFRELGLTSVVCTNNVATTQAAAALSPDYVAIEPPELIGSGIPVSKAEPEVVENSVKAAKKMDSGIRVLCGAGIATYEDVVAAMDLGADGVLLASGVVKAKDQKKALEELVGLR; via the coding sequence ATGGCGACGATAATCATCAACTTCAAGGCGTACAGAGAAGGGAGTGGTGAGAGGGCAGTAGCCCTCGCAAAAGCCGTCAGAGAGGTCGCAGAAAAGGTAGACTTTTACATGGCCATCGCCCCGAACTTTCTTGACGTCTCGAGCATTCTCAGGAATGTGGAAATTGATGTGTTCGCTCAGCACGCAGATGCTGTTGGTTATGGAAGCAACACCGGAAGGATTCCTCCAGAAATGCTGAAGGAGATTGGCGTTAGAGGCAGTCTGATTAACCACAGTGAGAGAAGATTGAAACTTGCGGACATAGAATTTCTTGTTTCAAGATTCAGAGAGCTCGGGCTTACATCGGTTGTATGCACGAACAACGTGGCAACGACACAGGCTGCAGCAGCCCTTTCTCCAGATTATGTAGCAATTGAACCCCCTGAGCTGATAGGGAGTGGAATACCTGTAAGCAAAGCTGAGCCTGAGGTCGTTGAAAACTCTGTCAAAGCAGCAAAGAAAATGGACTCCGGGATACGTGTACTTTGTGGTGCAGGAATAGCAACCTATGAGGATGTTGTGGCTGCTATGGACCTCGGAGCGGATGGGGTCCTTCTTGCAAGTGGCGTTGTTAAGGCAAAGGATCAGAAAAAGGCTTTGGAGGAGCTTGTAGGCCTGAGATGA
- a CDS encoding Glu/Leu/Phe/Val dehydrogenase dimerization domain-containing protein, with protein MQLQQNSMFEMMEREDFEQIVFFQDSHSGLKAIVVIHDTTLGPALGGTRMWNYRNEIEALRDVMRLARAMTFKAAAAGLNFGGGKGVIIGDPKRDKNEVLLRSYGRFVQSLGGRYITAEDAGTTLEDMRVLMSETEYVTGVNLDPSPFTAYGVYCGIKACLEYVFGDGNVEGVHVAVQGVGKVGSELVKLLLENGAKVTVTDVDTERVKEAVNQGAEYVDPGKIYSVECDVFSPCALGGIINDSTIRRLRCSIVAGAANNQLENESMGEMLSSLGILYAPDYIINAGGLITVAREYECARRCETLKEHEIYREVRKIGERLREIFRLSEEIINSSGKRVSTVKAADIFAMRRIDGIRCLRRIYLPH; from the coding sequence ATGCAGCTTCAGCAGAATTCTATGTTTGAGATGATGGAGAGGGAAGATTTTGAGCAGATAGTATTTTTCCAGGACTCACATTCGGGGCTAAAGGCAATCGTCGTCATTCATGACACAACTCTCGGTCCCGCTCTCGGAGGGACGAGAATGTGGAACTACAGAAATGAGATCGAGGCGCTGAGGGATGTTATGAGACTTGCAAGAGCAATGACGTTCAAGGCTGCTGCAGCCGGACTGAATTTTGGAGGAGGAAAGGGAGTCATAATAGGCGATCCCAAACGAGACAAAAATGAAGTTCTACTGCGAAGTTACGGCAGGTTTGTGCAGTCTCTCGGGGGAAGGTACATAACAGCGGAAGATGCTGGAACGACTCTGGAAGATATGCGGGTTCTGATGAGTGAGACAGAGTATGTTACCGGTGTTAACCTGGACCCGTCTCCATTTACTGCGTATGGGGTTTACTGTGGAATTAAAGCCTGCCTGGAATATGTCTTTGGAGATGGGAATGTTGAGGGTGTTCACGTTGCAGTTCAGGGAGTGGGCAAGGTTGGCAGCGAGCTGGTCAAACTCCTGCTTGAGAACGGAGCCAAGGTAACGGTAACCGATGTGGATACTGAGAGGGTAAAGGAGGCAGTTAATCAGGGTGCAGAGTATGTAGATCCGGGGAAAATATACTCTGTAGAGTGCGATGTTTTCTCTCCCTGTGCGCTTGGAGGGATTATAAATGACAGCACAATCCGAAGGTTAAGGTGCAGCATTGTTGCCGGGGCCGCAAACAATCAGCTTGAGAACGAGAGTATGGGTGAGATGCTTTCGAGTCTCGGAATTCTATACGCTCCCGATTACATCATAAATGCAGGAGGTCTTATAACTGTGGCCCGTGAATATGAGTGTGCCAGGAGGTGTGAAACACTTAAAGAGCATGAGATATACAGGGAGGTCAGGAAAATAGGTGAACGGCTGAGAGAAATATTCAGGCTCAGCGAAGAAATCATTAACAGCTCGGGAAAGAGGGTCTCAACTGTGAAAGCAGCGGATATTTTTGCTATGCGCAGGATAGACGGGATAAGGTGTCTGAGAAGAATATATCTGCCACATTGA
- a CDS encoding MBL fold metallo-hydrolase, with amino-acid sequence MAVKTVKIIKQGTVIVEAFEDLQKAPALKKLSGVGGGSTVTLIESDAKILVDTGFDCEWNPSKDNIRKNEKMLSLALENFGLKPEDIDIVFITHWHRDHYGNFRLFESSEIITSKLAVERHGLDLTGVRDGKHIADGVWVMYTPGHTIDHASLILETERLRYTEKAGFGGQIVGIGNVKIAIAGDAVVSESYYLLGRVWRHNQDFYSEKEAIESVRKIESAADYIISGHGGMFAIHRDKCKLN; translated from the coding sequence ATGGCTGTAAAAACCGTGAAGATAATAAAACAGGGAACGGTGATTGTTGAGGCGTTTGAAGACCTGCAAAAAGCACCGGCGTTGAAAAAGCTTTCAGGCGTTGGAGGGGGCTCGACTGTAACACTAATAGAATCCGATGCAAAAATTCTCGTAGATACCGGATTTGACTGCGAGTGGAATCCAAGTAAAGACAATATCAGGAAAAATGAAAAAATGCTGTCTCTTGCACTCGAAAATTTTGGTTTGAAGCCAGAAGACATAGACATCGTGTTCATAACGCACTGGCACCGGGATCACTACGGAAACTTCAGGCTGTTCGAGAGCAGCGAGATTATAACGTCAAAACTGGCTGTCGAAAGACATGGACTGGATCTCACCGGAGTGAGGGATGGAAAGCATATCGCTGACGGGGTTTGGGTTATGTACACACCAGGACACACCATAGATCACGCATCACTGATTCTCGAGACTGAAAGATTGAGATATACAGAAAAAGCCGGCTTCGGGGGTCAGATCGTGGGTATAGGCAATGTCAAAATTGCGATTGCTGGAGATGCAGTGGTTTCGGAAAGCTACTATTTGCTTGGGAGGGTGTGGCGGCACAATCAGGACTTTTACTCAGAGAAAGAGGCAATAGAGAGTGTCAGGAAGATCGAGTCCGCTGCAGACTACATAATCTCCGGACATGGGGGGATGTTTGCCATTCATCGTGATAAATGCAAACTCAACTGA
- a CDS encoding bifunctional 5,6,7,8-tetrahydromethanopterin hydro-lyase/3-hexulose-6-phosphate synthase, which yields MEYRIGEALVGTGNEVAHIDLMIGTKDSPVGEAFANALSQLSAGHTPLLAVLRPNLITKPPAVIIPKVTVKDMFQAELIFGPAQMAVAKAISDAVEEGIIPKDMVEDYLVIVSVFIHPKARNKEKVFYYNYSATKLAIKRAMSSFPDVDTVLYEKDRSFHPFAGRKLTKLWDPPYLQIAIDIPDLNEVQRVLRYIPDSDHIIFEVGTPLAKRHGAEVILKLREERPDAFFVLDLKTLDTGNLEARMAVDATANAVVISGLAPINTIKKAINEAQKLGIYCVVDMLNVEDPVSRLDRIVEAGVKPDVVELHRAIDSEHEEPPWKFAKPIKERHNVLVAVAGGIRPENVEAAISGGADILVVGRAITRARDIEGAARRFLASMKPDTDQFRVMTDF from the coding sequence ATGGAATACAGGATTGGTGAAGCTCTGGTCGGGACGGGAAATGAGGTGGCACACATAGACCTCATGATAGGGACGAAGGACAGCCCTGTTGGTGAGGCTTTTGCAAATGCTCTGTCTCAGCTCTCAGCCGGTCACACTCCGCTGCTTGCAGTATTGAGGCCCAACCTAATAACCAAGCCACCGGCCGTAATCATACCCAAGGTTACGGTAAAGGACATGTTTCAGGCAGAACTGATTTTCGGGCCAGCGCAAATGGCTGTTGCAAAGGCCATATCCGATGCGGTTGAGGAGGGAATAATTCCGAAAGATATGGTAGAGGATTATCTTGTCATTGTGAGCGTGTTCATCCATCCGAAGGCCAGGAACAAGGAGAAGGTGTTTTACTACAATTACAGCGCAACCAAGCTTGCAATAAAAAGGGCCATGTCCAGCTTCCCTGACGTGGACACCGTGCTTTATGAAAAGGACAGGAGCTTCCACCCCTTTGCGGGAAGGAAGCTTACAAAGCTCTGGGACCCACCATATCTCCAGATTGCAATCGACATCCCAGACCTGAACGAGGTGCAGAGGGTGCTCAGGTACATTCCGGACAGCGACCACATAATCTTCGAGGTTGGAACTCCGCTGGCCAAGAGACATGGAGCCGAGGTCATCCTCAAGCTGAGGGAAGAGAGACCTGATGCGTTCTTCGTCCTTGATCTCAAGACCCTTGACACCGGCAACCTCGAGGCGAGGATGGCTGTCGATGCCACAGCAAATGCTGTTGTAATCTCAGGCCTTGCCCCAATAAACACGATAAAGAAGGCGATAAATGAAGCCCAGAAGCTCGGAATCTACTGTGTTGTGGACATGCTGAACGTGGAAGACCCCGTCAGCAGGCTTGACAGGATTGTGGAGGCAGGCGTGAAGCCGGATGTTGTTGAACTGCACAGGGCAATCGATTCAGAACATGAAGAACCACCATGGAAATTTGCTAAGCCCATAAAAGAGAGGCACAACGTGCTTGTTGCTGTCGCGGGTGGTATAAGGCCTGAGAATGTTGAAGCTGCCATAAGCGGTGGTGCTGACATACTTGTCGTGGGTAGAGCCATAACGAGAGCGAGAGATATAGAGGGGGCAGCAAGGAGATTCCTTGCAAGCATGAAGCCCGATACTGACCAGTTCAGAGTCATGACTGACTTCTGA